The genomic DNA GCTACGCCAATCTATCAGCAATTATCCCAGTATTTGCGCGAACTGATGCTGCAGGAGCAGTATCAGCAGGGGGCGCTATTGCCTAAAGAAGTGGATTTGGCGGAACAGTTGGAGATTTCCAGAAATACCGTCCGTCAGGCGATCAATCAGCTCGTCGTGGAGGGGCTTCTGGTGCGGAAGAAGGGCGTCGGGACCTCCGTGGTGCAGGGGCAGGGGGCAGTGATGACCAAGCTGAAGGAATGGCACAGCTTTACCCATGAAATGAATGAGGCGGGCAGGCTCCTGAACAATCGTTCGCTTGAAATCGACTGGGTCAGTGCACCGGAAGAATGTGCGGCTTTTTTCCAGTTGGAACGGGGGGCGTCGGTATTGTGCCTGAAGCGGCTTCGGGAAATTGAAGGGCGGTGCCTGGTTTATTTTGAGTCGTATTTTCATCCGGCACTGGGGCTAACGGGGCAGGAGGATTTTAACCGCTCTTTGTATGAAATTTTGGAGCAGGACCTGGGGATTGTTCCGGCGATTTCCGCAGAGCGGATTCAGGCAGTGCTGGCCACCAAAGCGTTGGCAGCGCAATTGGACATCCCGAGAAAAGGGGCGGTGTTAAAACGTGTTCGGCAGGTGAAAGATCGACACGGAGCGCCGATTGAATATAATGTGGGCTATTATCAGGGGAATGCTTTTGTGTATGAGATTGATATTCATAGATAGGGGACTATGTTCTTAAGGCGAGAGATTGGGCCTAAATCAATATCGCTCAAATAATATCCCAAAGTATGTTATTTGTTTCTAAAAACGATTATTTGATGCTTTAGTGCCCTTCAGTATGTCCATACATATAGGAATTCCTTATATTTGATCATTATAAGGGGTATTCAAATTTTTTGAGTTATGAACATATATCAACGCTGGTTTTTGGGCTGTTTGTGCAGCCTGTTTTTTTCACTCAATGCCTTCGGACAGGAAATTTGGTCGGTAGGTAAAAAGGATGGTCAGGCCACAGATTTTGCGCTGTGGAAGGAAGGTTATCAGGCTTTTCTTTCGCATGACTTTGGCTGGGAGGATAAATATTTTCTGGTTGGGGTGTCCAAGCCTGCCACGGATTTTCCTTTCATTTTACCTGGCCCTGCCGACGCCTGGGGTGGCACCAGTGGCACGGCCGGCATTCGGTCCCATTTTCTTAATTTTCTTTTTGATGTCAAGGCCAAGCCTCTTGATGGAGATTACCGGCTGTTGATTGATCTTCTCGACACGCCATCGGAAAATGCACCGGAACTGAAGGTGACCGTCAATGGGCATATCCAAAAAGTAATGCTTGCCAACGGTGGAGGCGATGCCGCACTCAAGGGCGACCTGTCGGCAGCCAAAGCTCAGCAAATTGTGGTGGAAGTGCCCAATGCCTGGATTCAGCAGGGAGGAAATGCCATACAGCTCACCACGCTTCAGGGCTCCTGGCTGATGTTTGACCATGTTGGTTTGCAAGGGCCTGCAACAGCACTGGAGCAACCGAAAAAAGCTTACCTTCGATCTGCAAAAGCTGCCAGCTATACGCTCCGTAACGGCAACCAATCATATCAGCCTTTATTATTGGATTTAGAGCATATTTCTTCGCATCCTGATTTAGTAGTTAAATTGGATAATAAGAACATTTTAAGCAAGAAAATAGAACAGGGGCGTTACCTGCTCGAAGCGCCTATGCCTGCGGTCAGTCAGCCTACCGAAAGTCAGTATGAACTTTATCTCGACGGAAAATTATGGAAAGCTGGAACCGTAATGCGAAAGCCGCAGCCAATAGCAGGCCCTGCGCATTATGTTGATACACAGCTCGGGAGTGCACACAGCAGATGGATGATTGCCCCTGGCCCATGGATGCCATTTTCGATGGTTAAATTGAGTCCTGATAATCAGAATTACGGCTGGCAGGCAGGTTATGACCCGACCATTGAAAGCATCGGCTGTTTCAGCCATTTGCACGAGTGGACGGTTTCGGGCCTGGGCATGATGCCGACACAGGGCGCATTGCAAATTCAGACAGGCGATGAGCATTTGCCTGACAGTGGATACCGGTCGAGGTTTGATAAGCAGTCGGAAAAATCCGGCATCGGACTTTACAGCGTCCACCTGACGGATCATGACATTCAGGCGGAACTGACCTCCACGACAAGGGCGGGCTTTCAGCGTTATACTTTCAATAAAGGAAAGACGGGCCGGGTGATGATTGATCTTCAGATTCCGACGGAATATTGGTATAATCTGGAAGATTTTGAGCTTAGAAAAATGGATGACTATACCATTGAAGGTTACAGTGATCAGAAGACTCCCAATACTTGGGCCGGCGGTATCGACCAAGAATATAAAGTTCATTTTGTCCTGAAATTTGATCAGCCAATAAAGCATTTCGGCACGTGGAAAAACGATGTGGTTTCAAAAAACAGTCAGGAGGTGAAAGGGAGGAATGTGGCCGATGCCGGTGCGTATGTTACCTTCGACCTTCGGAAATCGCGTGTGGTACAGGTGAAAAGTGGGATATCTTTTGTTTCTATTGACAACGCCCGTGAGAATTTAGCCAAAGAAATTGATCAGCCCTTCGGATGGGATTTTGACGCCGTGGTTGAGCATCAGCATCAGGTATGGAACGACTTGCTTTCAAGGGTGAACATCAGCAGCGATGATGCCCGCGAAAAGATGCGCTTTTATTCCAGTATGTACCGCTCTTTCTGCGAGCGAAATACTTTCTCGGATGTGAACGGGCAATGGCGCGATGCCTCGGAGCGGGTACAAACTTTGGAGCGTCCTGATGATCTTGCCTTGGGTTGCGATGCTTTCTGGAACACCTTCTGGAACCTCAATCAGGTATGGAACCTTGTTGCTCCGGAATGGTCGAACCGATGGGTGCGTTCGCAGCTGGCGATGTACAAAACAGACGGATGGCTGGCCAAAGGGCCCGCAGGAATGGAGTATATTCCGGTGATGGTGGCAGAGCATGAAATTCCGATGATGATTGGCGCCTATCAGATGGGGATCCGTGATTATGATCCGGAACTGATGTTTGAAGCCGTGAAGAAAATGCAGGAGACCCCAGCGCAACAGGTGGGTGGTGGTTTTGCGGGTAACCGTGATTTGGAAACTTATCTAAAACACCATTATGTGCCTTATGACGAAGGGCGTTTTTCCAACTCACTGGAATATTCTTTTGACGATTGGACCGTTGGGCAGTTTGCCAAATCTTTGGGGAAAATGGCAGATTATGAGCGCTATAATGACCGGGGCTACTGGTGGAAAAATGTGATTGATCCTGCGACAGGTTTCGCTCGTATGCGTGATGCGGAGGGCAATTGGAAAACGGATTTTGACCCTTTCAAAAGTGGTGCAAATCATCATTATGTAGAGGGGAATGCCTGGCAGCTGACCTTTTTTGTGCCGCAGGATGTGCCCGCACTGGCAGAGATGATCGGCAAGAAGGAGTTTGTTAAAAGGCTGAACTGGGGTTTTGAGGAGAGTGAAAAATGGCGATACAATGCCCCTAATGATTTGTACTGGGATTATCCGGTGATTCAGGGTAATCAGCAGTCGATGCACTTTGCGTGGTTGTTCAATTATGTCGGACGCCCCTGGGAGACACAACGTTGGAGCCGATCAATCATGGACAGATATTATGGTTTTGAGCCAGCAAATGCCTACCTTGGAGATGAGGATCAGGGGCAGATGTCCGCGTGGTTTGTGATGAACGCTATTGGTTTGTTTCAAATTGACGGTGGTACGCAAACAGCACCTGTTTATGAAATTGGCTCACCACTTTTTGAGGAAGTAACCATTGACCTTGGCGAGCAATTCGGCAGGGGGAAATCTTTCACGATCAAGGCCCATAATACGTCAAGAATCAATAAATATGTGCAGTCGGCAAAGCTCAACGGGCAGCCACTGGATACTTTTTTCTTTTCCGCAGAAAGCTTGCTTCAAGGAGGAACGCTGGAGCTGGAAATGGGGCCGAAGCCAAATAAAAAATGGGGATTGGGGCTCCCTGAACGATTAACGAAATAATTTTTAACCCCAACAAAGCACTTGGTCAGATGGCGTTGGTGTAATTACTGCTTTTAACAGAAAGCGATCTGATGCCAAAAAAAGTGGCTGGTGATCGGGGATGGGAGTACAAAATGCTACCCTTCAGGAGGCAGGGATCCCCCGTCAGATTTAACAAGTTATTTATGACCGAGTACTTACAATGGTGAGTGGATCAAGCAGTTTTTTTGGCTGTTGTGCCTTGCAATCAGAATGATTTGCAGCCAAATGATTTACAGCCACTGACCACCAGATTATGGAATGCGCTGAATGTAAAATCAGCGTCAATTTTTAACCTTTATATGGGTTGTTGCTTCCGGCAGAGCGAGAGATATTTTTCTGCACCTCATTGGTGTTGCCGAAAGCTGGGGGAACCGTCCGTATTTTTTAATGAGATGAATGATGAAGAAAACACTGGTATATATTTCATTGGCGATGAGCCTTATGGCTTGCCAAAAAAGCGAACAACAATCACAGGATAAAAGTCAGCTATCGAAGGAGATCAAGGAAAATCCCGATTATGATTTTGTGGAGAAAAAGGGGCTGAAAGTCCTCTCTACGGGTTTTAATGCCGGCGATGGCTATGGAGAAGTTTGGGTGCGTGATTTCAACACCTTCATTACCCATTCGCTGAAAGTGATTGATCAGCAGGAGGTCCGCAGGAATCTATTGACATTTTTCCGCATTCAGGGGGACGACGGCAATATTGCCGATGGCTTCGTGATTGTGCCCAAAGGCAAGCCTTACGACAGCCTCTATTACCATACAAAAGCCGGTGTGGAGGGGATTGTTTTCCATAAAAATACGGTGGAAACCGACCAGGAATCTTCTTTGATCCAATCGGTTTATAAGTATATTCAAGCCACTGGGGACCGCAGTATTCTGACTGAGCAAATCGAGGGACAGACCCTCCTTGAGCGCATGGAGTCGGCAGTAAATTTTCTGCTCACATCGCGCTTCAGTGAACAGTATGGCTTGCTCACCGGTGCGACAACTTCCGATTGGGGAGATGTACAGCCTGAGCATGACTGGGGGGTGGAAATCGATGAAAATACCCATTTCAGTATTGATATTTATGACAATGCCATGTTCCTGATTGCCCTGCAGAACCTGTCGGAGATGGAAACGGCTGCGCCAAAAATCGCGCAATGGCAAAAACTGCATCGCCAGATTGCCAAAGCCACCATGGCGCAATTGTGGGATGAAAAAGCACAGAAATTTATTCCGCACCTTTACCTGGATGGTTCTCCTTTCCCGGAGGATTTCAATGAAAATGAAATCTATTATCATGGGGGAACGGCAGTGGCGATTGAGGCCGGACTTTTGACTAAGGAACAGGTACTGGCGGCCTACCACAAGATGCAGGAGAATGTAAAAGCCTCCGGAGCGCCATCGATTGGCCTGACCATGTACCCTACCTATCCTGAGGGCTATTTTAAAAACAAAGGCATGTATCCTTACGGCTACCAAAACGGTGGCGACTGGACGTGGTTTGGTGCCCGGATGGTTATTCAGCTGGTGAAATACGGTTATGTGAACGAGGCAGTGGAAGCGCTTGAGCCTATGGTGAAGCGTGTGAAAGAAAATAATGGTTTTTACGAGTGGTATTCTGTGGATAACAAGCCGTCGGGTTCTGGAACCTTCCGTGGTTCGGCAGGGGTTTTAATGACCGCCATCGATGCGCTGAGATTGTGGGGAGGAGACGAGACACAACATTTTTTAACCAAATAAACCTACTATGAAACTTAAAAAAATTTTACCGCTTTTGGCAGCCTTCCTGGTGATGGGCTTTGTGGACATCGTTGGGGTGTCTGTGGGCTACATCAAGAAGGATTTTCAGCTCTCTGAAAGTGCCGCACAGCTGATTCCCTCGATGGTGTTCATCTGGTTTTTGTTGCTCTCGCTGCCGGCAGGTATTGCGCAACTCAAATGGGGAAAACGCAATGTGCTGCTGTTGGGGATTTTGCTGAATGCGGTGGCCTGTATTCTGCCCATCGCCATGTATGAATACAGCAGTATGCTGGTGGCCTTTGCTGTGCTGGGAGCAGGGAACACCCTGATTCAGGTGTCGGTCAATCCACTGATGATGGAGGTTAATGGGGACGACAAGCTGGCTTCCTGGCTTTCAGCAGGGCAGATTCTCAAATCCGCAGCCTCATTTTGTGGCCCGGTGCTGGTGGCCTTTTTTGCCTTTCAGGCCAATAACTGGCGACTGCTGTTTGCCCTTTATGGGGGCATCTCTTTGCTGGTGAGTTTGTGGCTTCTCACGATCGAAAATAAAGTGCAGTCGTCTGCACAACCCCTGCCGACTTTCGCCTCTTGTTTTGGCTTGCTGAAGTTAAAACCTGTGCGCTTGGCATTCCTCAGTATTTTGCTGTGTGTCGGCCTTGATGTGGGGATGTATGCCAAAATTTCAAGCTTTTTGGTGGAGCACCACAACCAAAGTATGGAAATGGGCAGCCTGATGATCAGCATCTACTTTCTTGCCACAATGGGCGGTCGTTTCCTGACGACCTTTTTGCTGCAGTTTGTCAAGGAACGGGTGTTTTTCCTGACCGCCCTGGTGGTGGCTTTCGCAGGATTTGTCTTGCTCTTTACTGGTCCGTCCGTGATTTTCGCCCAGGTGGGTATCGTGCTGCTGGCTTTGGGTGCGGCACCTATTTTTCCGGTGGTTTTTGCCAAAGTGCTGCGCGAATTTCCTCAGCATGCGGATCCTCTGTCAGGCCTGATGATCATGGCCGTTTCGGGAGGTGCTGTGGTGCCGCCCATCATGGGTTATTTAACAGATACCGTAGGGCACTCCTGGAGTCTGTGTGCGTTATTGTTCTGTATTGCGGTGATATTTTCAATTGCGCTTTTCGATAAAAAGAAGCTTAAAGTTGTCGAAGAAGAATTAGTACATGAAGGTTAATATTGCTATGGTGGCGGCCTGTCATCATCAGGTGGTTCGCCTGCATGGGCGTGTTGATCAACCGCTGTAATATCAATCTTCCTCGGGTCATCATTGTGATGACTTCAAATATTTATTGATGCCTGTGCCGATGTCTATCATCCGTGCGGGCATCCTATTTTTCCCCATTGTCATTTTTTATTATGAAGAAGCGATTTTTACTTTTTGTTGGGCTTATTATTGGGCTCGTTTACGAAGGGTTTGCTCAGCCGCTGGTCAGTATGGTGAATCCAAATATTGGGGCTTCCCATGCTCGCTGGTTTTTCTATACGCCCGCCGCTGTGCCTTTTGGTATGGCCAAGCCAGCTCCTTCCACCGATGCCTCCTATGGTAATCGATGGGGATGGGAGGCCGTAGGCTATGATAATGAACACCATTCCATCGAAGGATTTTCCTGTTTCCATGAATTTCAGATCGGAGGTATCAGCCTGATGCCCGTTGTGGGGCAGGGGCCGACGGTACCCTCTACCCTTGAGCATCCTGATCAGGGCTATCGTTCTCGCTTTGATAAAAATTCGGAAGTCGCTCAGCCAGGCTATTACCGTGTGGTACTCACGGATGCCCCCATTGAGGCAGAACTGACCGCCACAAAAAGGGTGGCTTTTCAGCGTTTCAATTTCGGCGACGCAACGGATGCACGGCTGATTTTCGATGTAGGCCACCAGCAAGGAGAGTCGGGGAAAGTGATGGATGCTTTTGTGCAACAGATCGACGAAAAGCATGTGCAGGGCTATGTAATTACCGCTCCAGAATATGTCAAGGCGTATCAGCCAGGCGCAACAGTGAAAATGTATTTTTTTGCGGCGCTGGATAAAAAGATTGTTGCTTCGGAGGTTTTCCGTGACGATAAAGTGCTCAGCAGCCCCATGGCTGGTCAAGGCCCTGGAATAGGTATTCGGTTGAATTTTGGCGACCTTCAAGGGGAGGCCCTGACGGCCAAAATAGGCCTCAGTTACACCTCCTGCGCCAATGCTGCCAACAATCTTAAAGTGGAGGCGGATAGCATGAATTTTGAGCAGGCCAGAGTGCAGGCTCAAGCAGACTGGGAGCAGGCGCTGGGAAAAATCACCCTCACGGGTGGTAAAGAGGTTGATCAGCGAAAGTTCTATACGGGTTTGTTTCACGCGTTGCTTGGGCGGGGTTTGAGCAGTGATGCCAATGGGCAGTACCCCAAAAATGACGGCACCGTAGGGCAAATAGCCCTCAATGCACAGGGAACTCCTGCCTACCATCATTATAATACCGATGCCGTTTGGGGGGCATTCTGGAACCTTACCCAATTGTGGTCTTTGGTTTATCCGCAGTATTTTCACGATTTTGTACAAACGCAGCTCGATCATTTTAAGGACAGTGGTTGGCTCTCGGATGGCTTGGCCGCAGGAAAATTTGTCTCGGGAGTGGGCACCAATTTCACGGGGCTTGTGGTCAGTTCAGCCCTTCTGAAAGGTGTGGGCACGTATGATGATTCCCTCGCCTATGCGGCAGTCCGAAAAAATGAACTGGAATGGAGGGAGCGCGTTCCTGGCGCAGGCAAGGCCGATGTGAAGGTGTTTGTGGAAAAAGGCTATGTGCCCCTGAGTTACAACAATAAATATTATTCGGGCTCTGGGGTTGATGGTTCCTCCTTCGGGGCATCGCACACGATGGAATATTCCTTCAGCGCGCATGCTGCAAAAGCACTGGCAGAGAAACTCGGGCACCCGCAGGATGCCAAAACTTTCGAGCGTCTGTCGCATGGCTGGGAACAGCTTTATGATGCTGAAACAGGTATGATCCGCCCAATTTGGACTTCAGGGGAAAAGCTTGAGCCCTTTGATCCTAAAGCGGCCTGGGCGGGATTTCAGGAAGGAAATGCCTTGCAATACACCTTTTATGTGCCTCATGAGCCTGAGCGATTGATTGAAAAAATCGGGCAGGATCAATTTGTCAGCAGGCTGAACAAGCTGCTTGCTGAGGCGGAAAAAGGCGCCTTCTGTGGCCATTTTGAAGGAGAGAAAAGTGCCTTTTCAGGGGTTGAGGCAGGTTATAATCATGGGAATCAGCCAAGCCTGCACATGGCGTACCTGTTCAATAAGGCAGGCGATTTTGCGGATACCCAATACTGGGTTCGGGCAATTTGCAATGGATTTTATGGATATGACCTCATTCACGGTTATGGATATGGGCAGGATGAAGATCAGGGGCAGCTTGGAGCGTGGTATGTTATGGCCTCCATGGGGCTGTTTGACCTTCAGGGCGGCGCCACGGCCGATCCGCAATTTCAGTTGTCGACCCCACTTTTTGATCGGGTGCATATTAGCCTTGACCAAGATTTCTATCCTGGGAAATCGGTGGACATCGTGCTTAAAGGGGCCAAAAGCAAAGGGACCTACCTCAGCAAAGCGCAGTGGAATGGAACGCCAGTACGTGATGGGCAGCTTCCGTGGTTTGAGCTTATTCAGGGGGGGATTTTGGAATTGAAAACCCAAAGCAAGCGCCCTGCACAGCAGCCGTTTTAATATTTTAAGGACTGATTTTAATGATAGTGTATGTTCCATAGTGCTGTAAGCCAAAGGAGTGTACACTATTTTTTTGCGCAAGTGGAGGGGTACGTCGCATCGCTATTGATGAAAAATAATTCAAACCATTTCCAAAAACCGAATTTGCAGGAGGATGCTCGGTTTTTGAATACACTATAGTCAGTTATTTATGTCGAAAATCGAATATTGCAAATCATTGCGCCCGATCATTTGTTAGATTTAATGAAAATCAATTCGTTAGACTTATGACAAAAATTCAGAAAGCAAAGGTGACCGACCTTGAAATGCTGTATCCCTTATTTGCGGAATTGCGTCCGCAGTATGATCTGTTACATTTCAAAGATTTGGTCAAACACCAATTCAAGGAAGGTTATCAGGTGATGTACATTCTTGATGGAAAGAAACCAGTGGCCTTGGTGGGCTTTCGGACGCTGCATCAGTTGGTCAGTGGAAAAACCCTGTTTATCGACGATATGGTTACGGCTCAAAAGCATCGCGGCAAGGGTTACGGGAAGGCGCTGATGATGTGGCTGCAGGGCTTTTGCTTTGAAAATAATTATGACCACATGGCTGTGAATGCTTCTTTCGAGGAAGTGGAAACTCACCGCTTTTGCCTCAATAATGGGCTGAAAATTGAAACCATCCACTTTGGGCGGAAAGTGGCGGAACTGAAGGACGTCTGACCTGCAGATCATTCGTAAATACCCAAAGGAGCACAGGTTAAAATAGTGCTCGATCAATCTTTAATTCAGTTCAATGCAGAAAAAAACACTGGCCATCATCGGCATGGGCCCCCGAGGCTTGTTTGCCCTCGAGCAAATGGTTGAACAACTTCAGCAACAGCTTGATCACGTACAGATATGGCTGTTTGAAACGGGTTCGGCCTGGGGTTGTGGACCCGTATATGCCCCTTCTCAGCCCGCAACGAACTGGATTAATATTGCTGAGCGAACCCTCGAACTGCCAGAACGCCCAGCGACCTCCTGCATGGTGGAGGTGCCTGCTTTTCCCTCCTTTCTTGCGTGGGCCGAACAGTGGGATCAAAAGGAAACAAAGGCCGATGAACAGCCCGATATTTATCCGCCGCGTGCAAAAATTGGGCGGTACCTGCAGGCGCGATTTTACAGCCTGGTATTGCCTTTGGTACAGCGGCAGGCGGTGCGGTTGTTTCAGGCGGAAGTTTGTGGACTCGAATGGCAGCCTGACCATCTGCGGCTCTCGGTGGGTGGGCAGCAACATTATCGTGTGGATGAGGCCCTGCTGACGGTTGGGCATCAGCGTACCGAGCTCGATGAGCAGCTTGAGCGTTGGCAATCGGCGACTTCCCTCCCCACGCATTTAGGGGTGCAGCCTTATCCTGTGTCGGCTTTTCGCGCATGGGATTTCGAAGGAAATGCACCGACAGGTTTGGGGCTGCGCGGATTTGGCCTGGCGATGCTCGATGTGGTCAGGGCTGTGGGCGAGTGGAGTGGCCGTTTCGGGCAAGTTGTTCATGGCCATATGGTGTATGTGCGGAATAAAAATCAGGGCCTGACCATCTTCCCTTTTTCCCTCGACGGGCTTCCGCTATCGGCCAAACCGCTCAATGCCGCTCTCGATAAAACTTATGCACCTTCCCCCCGCATCTTGGAGGCCCTACACGAAGAAGTTGCTCATGGCGCATCGCTGGAGACGGTTGGAAATCTGGATTTTCTTATTCAGCCCATGGCTAAAATTGCGGCGGAAATCTATGTGCAGCATCCTCAGCGGTGGGCGGAGGATCAGCTTTCCGAAACCGCCGTTGCCGCCCTGTTGGGGGAGTGGCTCGAGCACGATCATTTTGAACATCCATTGATCTTAGCCCAGTCCAGAGCCGCTGCTCTGGCACTTGCAGATTTTATGGGCATGGCCAAAGGGGAGCGGTGGATTACCCTGGATTACTGCATGGGACAGGTTTGGCGACATTGCCAGCTGACGCTCTTTCGGGCGTTGTCTTTCACCAAATGCCCACAGGGTATTTTCAATCAGGCGCTGGCTTTACACGAGCGAATGAAACGCTATGCCTATGGCCCGCCTGTTCTTGGGGTAGCACAAATGCTCGCCATGATTTCAGAAGGGATTTTAAACCTGAAATATGTAGAAAATCCACAGGTTGAAGTTGTTACCCAAGGCTGGAAAATGCAAAAAGGAGGCAGTGAGGTCTCATTGAAATATATGGTAAATACCGTACTGGACAGCCCGAATATCGCCAAGGTGGCCACTCCCCTGATCAAGAATTTAAGGTCCGATGAACGGGTAACAAAAGTAGCAGGGGCCTTGGGGTTTCAGGTGAATGAAAATGGTATGCTGACCAATTCAGGTACCGATGAGCCTTTAAAAGTGAGTGTTCTGGGGCGCCTGGCGAAGGGGACGATCATTGGCGTAGATTCTTTGGTGGATTGTTTCGGTCCTCGCACCACCACCTGGGCAAAAGCCTGCGCGGAGCGGCTTTCAAAGCGGTAGGAGGGCGAAAACAGCCCGCTGATGGTGTTCAGCGTTTTGAGATTCTTTTCTGCGATTTGTCCAATTCGTAGTAAT from Persicobacter psychrovividus includes the following:
- a CDS encoding FAD/NAD(P)-binding protein, yielding MQKKTLAIIGMGPRGLFALEQMVEQLQQQLDHVQIWLFETGSAWGCGPVYAPSQPATNWINIAERTLELPERPATSCMVEVPAFPSFLAWAEQWDQKETKADEQPDIYPPRAKIGRYLQARFYSLVLPLVQRQAVRLFQAEVCGLEWQPDHLRLSVGGQQHYRVDEALLTVGHQRTELDEQLERWQSATSLPTHLGVQPYPVSAFRAWDFEGNAPTGLGLRGFGLAMLDVVRAVGEWSGRFGQVVHGHMVYVRNKNQGLTIFPFSLDGLPLSAKPLNAALDKTYAPSPRILEALHEEVAHGASLETVGNLDFLIQPMAKIAAEIYVQHPQRWAEDQLSETAVAALLGEWLEHDHFEHPLILAQSRAAALALADFMGMAKGERWITLDYCMGQVWRHCQLTLFRALSFTKCPQGIFNQALALHERMKRYAYGPPVLGVAQMLAMISEGILNLKYVENPQVEVVTQGWKMQKGGSEVSLKYMVNTVLDSPNIAKVATPLIKNLRSDERVTKVAGALGFQVNENGMLTNSGTDEPLKVSVLGRLAKGTIIGVDSLVDCFGPRTTTWAKACAERLSKR